GAGAAAGGGTAATGGTTGAGAAGCTAAAattatagacaaaattttgtaaattaaatgacatggtAAGTTGACGATTGTACTATtgcttaagcgttgataaacgtacttatttcttattggtgatacatcatttaatttgtaaattttatatataaatttaattttcttagcattacccaaagaaaaataaaatgataatgaCCATGCATCATTGATCTTCGTTAAGAATACTTGTCTGCCATTGTAAAGAAgaccaaaatagaaaaaaattgcCGAGTCATAGTTGGGATCTGAAAACACTAAAATGAAGACTTTTCAGGGACCGAGAGGGATAATAGAATTTTATACTTATGATTCAAGTTATTcatattttaaattactttgTAAATATCACTTAATCAATAAAttgtaataaataaatacatggttcatgatttatttattgaattcgTCAGTCTGTTTTTACACAGTTCGATAACTAAACAATctcatatttaattaattattttgtaaaaataatttttacataataatttataatataattgaTTTCGATTATAAACATAAAGTTCTGTAAAACAACTACATGGGGTATTGAGAGGAACTCTCCTTGTTCATTGAAGAGTCAAAATTATTTCCTTATCCGCCGGGTCAAAGTAAAAGAAAGAATCAAAGTTCAACACTTTCGGGGATCGGTAGGTTTCATGGGTTGCTTCCAGATTTCTCACTTCTCACATGGGTTGCTTCATGCATTTTGCATTTGCATCCAATTCATTGAACGCGTGATCAGCTTGCAAAGCTTCTACACGTAAAGTGCAAACCTGGAGTGTCACCGCTGTTTAATGCTATAGTCACTTTTAACACTTCACATTTGCTTATATTTTTTGAAAAGAGTACAATATTTCATTCATTAAAAAAGAAGTATTACAAATGTATATTATGAAGAATTCTGTCTTAAAATTATTCttgcaaactaaattaaaaaaatttggagtaAAGCATTACTAATCGTAAAACAATGAGTAGATTTCCCGCACTCATCCAAGCTCATCAAGAACTGCAAAATTACACTGAACATAAAACTGTTAAACCTCATGTCACATGGAATACGATGTCCATAGATCAAATCATATCATCTAATCACTACCACGATCTCAAAACACCTAGTGAAGTTAATCCAACAAATCACACAACTCCACGTTTTACACATAGATCCAAAACAGGTTGCccccaaaatgaaaattaaaatcaagcaACACTCTTGTAGAAAGCAATCACACCATTAAACTCTTTTAAAgacaaatcaaaatcaaactCCAAGACAATTCCTGtaaattattaaacaaaaacaaaataaaggataaattCATGTCGCCGCTCTCTGTGGACATTCGAGAGCCATATTACCGCATTGGCTAAACCTGTAATGTCATACTAGCTAAACTCGATCCTAACGCAATCTGACATCTTTTATGGCTTCTAGTTTCAATCATATATCGAAGGTGATAATTGAATCAAAAACTTTGTGTTTGCTATGTGCATGGTCCAAAATACAAACACTGTCACGATGGCTACATCGTTTCACATCTACAATTCTACACCTTTGCAAAGGAAATgaaaagagagagggaaaatgCCATAAATGATTttcaagaaaatataaaaataggaaCATAAACACAAGCAGATCCGTTAGAATTTTCAATCAAAGTTAGAACTTAATGAATAGTTGATCGGTAAACAACAATAAATGAGCACGAAACTGCAGTTTGTATGCGGTCTATTGATGTCTATTGTCTTCTGTTTTACTTTTTACCAAAATTATAACGGCTTTTATTTATGCAtattgcaaaatatattatagaTCTCAATCTCTTCGGCTGCCATGCCCAAAATTGTAAAATAACATTAACCTTATTAAATATTGAACTTAATTAGCTCTTCattttcaatatatattttttaatttcactaCCCATTTTTACTTTATATTTCCCATTTACTTTCTTAACTTTATCAAACACTGTAATTTATGCTCCCGTCCACATAGAAGTTCAAGTGATTTCACATatccaaaatttaaaagttaataCTAGTTGAAAGAGCGAATCATGAAATTTTCCTAATAACTAGGAAAAAAAAGGTACCAAAGTTGGAACCAAGATTAGGAAAACGAAATTAGGGTAAATCCCATCAAAACCCACATACTTAAAATTGATCCATGAGTCccaaataattattttgatatttattaaaaatggtAATGGATGTGAATGTGAGGCCATATGAGGGTAACATGCTGGATTGCTCAGAGAtacatcaaaagaaaaatgaaaaaaagaaaaaaagaaaaaaaaggaaaaaaaggaaaaaaaaaaagaaaaaaagaaaaaaaaaaataaattagccAGCCAATATATCCCAAAGCCATCCCCTTTGTCTTAtacattgtttttatttttctgtttataTAACCCCCATTGCTCTTTAGCTTGGTCTCTCGAGGGAGGTGGTGACCGACTTCTGCAGCCTGCAACTCTGTCTGCATTTGTTGTCCACCTCTCTTCCCATCACAATTCAAAAACCAAGATCCAAATTAGGGGAAGAGAGGATTTGGAAAAAGGGTTTTTGGGTGTTTTTGATTCGCGCTCGGAATTGCAGAGATGGAGAAGGAAAAGAAGTCTCCCGTGTCCGATGTGGGAGCTTGGGGGATGAATATTGTGAGCTCTGTGGGCATTATCATGGCCAACAAGCAGCTCATGTCTCCCCACGGCTTTGCTTTCGGCTTCGGTCAGTTCATCTCCTTCTTGTAACTGTGTTAATTTGCCAATCTtatcttatttttcttctggGTTCTGTCctaatcttcaatttaattacAGATCTGAAGTGGGAATTTCTTTTTGATTGATGGGTTTTTAGTGTTTTCCTTGTTGAATAATGGGTTGCTTTTATTTTCCTGAATTGTGTGAAGAACCTCAAATTTTTGTAGATGCCATGAATCTGAGGATGAActgcatttttcccaatttcgAAATGTTAATTGATTGTTTTCTGGCCTCAAATTTGATTCGCAAGGGACCAATAAGTCAATTAGATTCCAATATAATATTCCATGTTCGATTGGACCGTTATTTGCCAGTCATGGCAGCTTCAGCTATGGCAGGCCTTTTTTGACTTGTCATCATTCCCTGTAGATTTAGCTACATTTCATTTGAAATTACTACGCATGATTCAGCTTTGTTTATGACCTAGATTCATAAGGAGATCTCACTGAATGTGTCTGCAAAAGCATGCTTATGTCACACAGAAATAGTTGTATTCATTGGCGGATTGGTTTCCGGCAATTGAtgattgtatatttttctttgcaGCTACAACTTTGACTGGATTCCATTTCTCTGTTACTGCTTTGGTCGGTTTGGTGTCGAATGCCACCGGTTACTCTGCATCAAAGCATGTTCCTCTGTGGGAACTTGTTTGGTTCTCACTTGTTGCCAATGCCTCAATCACTGGGATGAACTTGAGCCTCATGCTTAACTCTGTTGGATTTTATCAGGTGAACATCATTTTATTAGCCCAACCATTTTTCCTTTAGTGCACAGTTGTGATCTGATTTCTGATCTTCTCCATTGTGATAATGGTGTAGATATCGAAGTTGAGCATGATTCCAGTGGTTTGTGTGATGGAATGGATTATTCATGGAAAGCATTTTTCACGGGAAGTCAAGATTGCGGTGGCTGTAGTGGTTGTAGGCGTGGGTATATGTACTGTGACCGATGTGAAGGTCAATGCTAAAGGCTTTCTGTGTGCCTGTGTGGCTATCTTGTGTACATCCCTACAACAAATTGTGAgtatttctctcattttctctctcttttttttttttttttttttaaactatacCATGAGTCTGAGTTTAGGTATAAGAACCTTGAAACAACTGTTGATCTGACTTTCTTGTTGATTGAGCAACAGTCAATAGGTTCCTTGCAAAAGAAATACTCGATAGGCTCTTTTGAATTGCTCAGCAAGACGGCTCCCATTCAAGCTCTAtctcttcttgttcttggtCCATTCGTTGATTACTTTCTTACCGGAAAACTTCTTACTGATTACAAGTTGTCTACTGGTGCATTTGTAAGTGCTTCTTCTTCTATTTGATCTTAATCTGCTTCTGAGTTTACGAGGAACAATTTCTAATGAAGCTGCTGTGCTTTGTGTGATCCCATTGTATGCAGTTTTTCATTCTACTCTCATGCTCCTTAGCAGTGTTTTGCAACATCAGCCAGTACCTCTGCATCGGCCGCTTCTCAGCTGTCTCTTTCCAGGTTTTGGGCCACATGAAAACAGTATGTGTCCTGACATTGGGGTGGCTACTCTTCGATTCCCAGCTCACATTCAAAAACTTGCTTGGCATGGCTCTAGCTGTTCTTGGCATGATCGTATACAGCTGGGCCGTGGAGGCTGAGAAGCAATCCAAGGTCCTCCCTAGTCATTTGTCAGAAGAGGATCTGAAACCGCTGAAGGAGGGAATATCAGAGAGTCCATTGAAAGACGTCGTGATTGGCGAGTCCAAAGTATAATCTTGCGGTTTTCACTGCTCAAAGGCATTTTCTGAGATACAGGATGAGCACATGTTTTGACATTCATCTGCTCGTCCAGCACACGCTTTTACATCATCTAATTCTATTTATTCACAAAATATGttcaatctttttcttttcctcttatttatttttgtcagaAATCGATTAATAATTGACGTTTAGGCTGAACCACCCGTTGATGgttgtaaaatatttttgtatatgGATTTCAGTATTCAGAAAGAAGTACAATGAATTAATGGTTTGTTTCCTTTAGCCAATATTTTGAGTAATTATTTGTGGATGGATGGTAGTATTTTTTAACAGTTATGaacattaaaatttgaattctgAGAATCTATTTTCCTCCCACTTCCCCTACTTTCCATCCGCCAAATGAGTTCTACATGGATCCAACCACGCATTACCATGTATCCGACCGTATTATTGACATACATTAATTTTGATCATATTATTTACCACATCTCTTACATAAACGGGACATATTTTGACATGTACAAAACAGATCCCGTATGCTAGTCCACTAGTTGATTCTTTGAAGATCTGGGATTTTGGATTCAATCTTGGCCACTAACCATATAGACATTTCAGCCATTATTAAGAAGAAAACAGACATAAGCAATTTTgtagtttccttttttttctttttttttttcctttgatccAATCTTCATCTTTTGCACGAGTTCGTTATTCGTCAGTGTAGAGTTAGTTGTGAACTTTTACTGACAATCAGCTGTCTGAATTATTTATTGGTGTGAAACAACTACTAaagtaataaacaaataaagagCAGCAAATGCATGTTATCTCATTTGGTCAGGATAGTGTGTTTGTATCTTTGCTTATAAGTTTGAATATCGCTCCTTGTAGACCACAACCAGTTGGTAAAAGATCTCAAACACAAATTTCCAAAGTCGCAAAGTTTTTATGCCAAAGGTTATACATACATCCGACCACATTATTGACATACATCCGAATGCATTATTAATCACATCTCTTACAAAAGCGAAACTCAGTACAAAACACAAGTATTGTAAATATAATATGTCAGATTGCTCACTATCTTCTCCACCAACTCTTAGCTTGATCAAAGAAAAGACGGAAGAAGAAGATCAAGCAAAGGTTTGTATTGTATTACTTCCACGTTGGCTATAAAAAACAAGTTTGCAACTCGCAGTTTGTTActtgattaaattattaatccTGCTTTAGCAAAGAGtaactaaataattaattttgattaatttttaatccaattggaatTTGCAATGCAGGAACACGTAAAGAGAGATGTTGCCCCTCTTTTAAGGATTGAAAAAGGAACGATGGTGGAGTGATTAGCAAGTTTATGTTTTAGATTTGTCAACTTGTATACAGTGGAAAAACAAAAACGTGCACATAGAGATAGGTACTGATGAATGAGAGATTGAGAAGGAAGCTATTTAGAGAGAAAGCTACAATTTAGAAATCAGAGTGATTTGTTTACCTGATATTTGAAATGTTATGTTGTTAGGCTGTAAGGTACAACTACATATTTAAGCATTGTTTCATAAATCCGTCTAAAGAGGAAACCTAACTCATAATCTAAACACACCCATGGATTATCTACTCTTATCATGTCCCCCACGGCGTTGTGTTTGCATTTGGTCAATTTCACGTCCTCTTCTTCTTTAACGAGATGATCAATGATTAGTGTTCTTAAATATGTTAAAAAACTCTTTAAGTAACTTCATTAGTTTGTACAATGAaggcatttaaaaataaataataataataataataaatagtgGGACAACTAGTGGCAAGTTACGATTATTCATCCATTATGGGGGCTGAAAAGACtcatagaggcatttcagcctcccaTTGGCCACAAGTCTAGCTTTTACACCAGCAGCGGGTTTTCGAACCCGAGACCTCCAGTTTTTAGTTTGAATGATCCTTTTTGTGATCgccatcattttttattttaattagtcCCTGAAACTTCTTGCATTACATGATATGCATGGAAAGGTTTATTAAATAAAACATTAGTGATCTTTGAAGTAGTACTAATTTTCGGATCAAACCGAAGAACCGGGCATAATAATTCATGTAATAAGTAAAGATCAACACATAATGTAATGCATTCTTAATTGGAGCTATAACCTTATATAGTTTCCAGTATTTTGTAATTGTATAAGTTGGTTTGGCGTATGTCGCTGGCTACTCTGCATTGAAGCGTGCAATTCCGTTGTTGAAGCTTCTTTAGTTCTAAGTTTTAGCAAATGTCTCAATCACTATGAtgaatttctcaaattttattaaGTAATTTTCGTGTTCTTTAACTATTTTTTGGTATGAATAGTTGCATCTTCTTATTTGTAAATGTTAAGGACAGTTGTTCACATGTCTGCGCGTAAAGTATAAGTTATTAATACATAGATATTGAACTTGAGCATGAATCCTGTGGTACGTGGGATGGATGGATATTTCATGGAAAAGAGTTTCCAAGGAAAGCCAAGATAACTATGGGCCTACGCAAATGGTAGGAGCGAGCATGTTTACAGTGATTGAGCAAAAGTTTTTGAATTGTAATATTCACACACCTTTAATTACTtgtctcacattttttttaatactttattgatttttttactcTTTGATCTTTCATATATGGAAAGGAATCCTCACCGAATCTTTTTCCTGCAGATCTTGGGGATCGTGCAATCATGTCAgtttatcgtacattatgcaattagttttcgttaggtactatttatacttaatttaaaatttaaattttaaaataatcttttatcgtacgatgtacgatgaacagacatGATTATACGAtctttgggattcccaaaaaaaGGATCCGGCAAAGATCATTTTCCTCGAGATATGTCCTTCCTACTTTTtgacctttgaaattttagaatactcttattattttgttttacacttttatttaaaaacacTCCACCATATATGCCATTTTGTAACtcttagggggcgtttgtttcaCATTCTTAAGTGGGATTGGACTGGCTAGGATTATTGTCCCATGTTTGGTAAGCTTGGGGACTAACTTAAATGAGACTAGCCTGGACTCGTGTGGATTATCTCCCTCGCTAGGTCGTCTTAGCGAAACCCCCCGAAAACCACGGGACTGCTAAGACCTGCTTTGTCTCCTTTGCGTCGCTTGGCATCCTCCCTCTACGAAGACCTTGCTTCGTCTGCGTTGCGTCCTCTCTCCAACAAGATCATAGCACCACACCAAGACGGGTACGTCGTGCAGGTGGAGACGTTTCTGACGGACTCGCCGGTCAAGAGCAAGCTCTGCAAGGTCATTCTGGTGGTGCAGAGGGCGCATGGCGATCCATTTTCGAGAGACTGGTTGCAGGCGGAGGCGCCCAGCAAGACTCGGAGGCGTTGGGTGGGGGGAGGAAGTTGCCGGTGCGGCGGAGGTACTCGAAGTCGACAAGGTGGAGGCCCTGGACGAAGTACTAGCACCCGGTGTTGAGGTCGTAGCGGCGGCGGTTATGGGAGACCATTCCCTCGTCTCAAATCCGAGAGAAGTACGACGATATTCTCGGCGACCCAACCAAATTGCAGCTGCATAGAGCTCCAACAATGACTTTTGTGCTACAAACATCTAAGGAAGGTCCCGCTCTTACCGTCGTCCGATTCCTCTGATATGCAATTGTAGGAAGTTGGTTTTGATTTGATCTCAAAGTATGGAACTGGGTttcgaagaagaggaagagttttcagaaaaaagaaagaaaaaatgagagaagaataaaatattaatagagatatagataaattaatat
This genomic stretch from Pyrus communis chromosome 2, drPyrComm1.1, whole genome shotgun sequence harbors:
- the LOC137725540 gene encoding UDP-rhamnose/UDP-galactose transporter 2-like, whose amino-acid sequence is MEKEKKSPVSDVGAWGMNIVSSVGIIMANKQLMSPHGFAFGFATTLTGFHFSVTALVGLVSNATGYSASKHVPLWELVWFSLVANASITGMNLSLMLNSVGFYQISKLSMIPVVCVMEWIIHGKHFSREVKIAVAVVVVGVGICTVTDVKVNAKGFLCACVAILCTSLQQISIGSLQKKYSIGSFELLSKTAPIQALSLLVLGPFVDYFLTGKLLTDYKLSTGAFFFILLSCSLAVFCNISQYLCIGRFSAVSFQVLGHMKTVCVLTLGWLLFDSQLTFKNLLGMALAVLGMIVYSWAVEAEKQSKVLPSHLSEEDLKPLKEGISESPLKDVVIGESKV